Proteins encoded by one window of Culicoides brevitarsis isolate CSIRO-B50_1 chromosome 2, AGI_CSIRO_Cbre_v1, whole genome shotgun sequence:
- the LOC134829030 gene encoding PR domain zinc finger protein 13 produces MNKKCVASAYLPKHSSTKEFSVHELMLPEGSETIKVTISSTGLVCAKSETFTHQWIKCAKMAKGVHEQNAILVRSYGSTLMLDIVKDIKVDEEIFLWFSEEVQALMGISFLGLGNIQGENRYICTKCNKSFENPNPLKVHIALNCERYSSDILWRRLLESIDFPRDTSFFSNQLNYMSHYFNTINIQRHTMPHAATTHPKTFFNSIIETPPPPANSASPIHLVPQANANLETATHLETLVSNMGTSRNGHVCIYCGKLYSRKYGLKIHIRTHTGFKPLKCKFCLRPFGDPSNLNKHLRLHTQNGKETARYRCTICNKNLVRRRDLVRHVQAKHKLIHMEADSLSLSSMSDEDMDLTKDIEVSN; encoded by the coding sequence atgaataaaaaatgtgtcgcAAGTGCTTACCTGCCAAAACATTCAAGCACGAAAGAATTTTCCGTGCACGAATTGATGTTGCCCGAAGGAAGTGAAACGATTAAAGTGACAATTTCGTCAACGGGTCTCGTTTGTGCCAAATCCGAGACTTTTACGCATCAATGGATAAAATGTGCGAAAATGGCAAAAGGTGTTCATGAACAAAATGCGATTTTAGTAAGAAGTTATGGGAGCACCTTGATGCTCGATATCGTGAAAGACATCAAAGTtgacgaagaaatttttctgtgGTTCTCGGAGGAAGTTCAAGCTTTGATGGGAATCTCCTTTCTTGGCTTGGGAAACATTCAAGGCGAAAATCGCTACATTTGcacaaaatgcaacaaaagttTCGAGAATCCAAATCCCTTGAAAGTTCACATCGCCTTGAATTGCGAAAGGTACTCCAGTGACATCCTATGGCGACGCCTGTTGGAAAGCATTGATTTTCCCCGTGACACGAGTTTCTTCTCGAACCAATTGAACTACATGAGTCACTATTTCAACACGATCAACATCCAGCGTCACACGATGCCTCATGCAGCGACGACCCATCCAAAAACTTTCTTCAATTCAATCATCGAAACTCCGCCTCCGCCAGCGAATTCCGCGTCGCCAATTCATCTCGTGCCACAAGCAAATGCCAATTTAGAGACGGCGACGCATCTCGAGACGCTCGTTAGTAACATGGGCACTTCGAGAAATGGTCACGTTTGTATTTATTGCGGGAAATTATATTCGAggaaatatgggttgaaaattcatataagGACGCATACGGGATTTAAGccgttaaaatgtaaattttgccTGAGACCTTTTGGGGATCCGTCGAATTTGAACAAACATTTGAGACTTCACACGCAAAATGGGAAGGAAACGGCGAGATATCGATGTACGATTTGTAATAAGAATTTAGTAAGGAGGAGAGATTTGGTGAGACATGTTCAAGCGAAGCATAAGTTAATTCACATGGAAGCAGATTCGCTTTCGTTGTCGTCGATGTCGGATGAGGACATGGATTTGACGAAAGATATTGAAgttagtaattaa
- the LOC134831865 gene encoding larval cuticle protein 9-like codes for MKMGVYKRRSCLSFYYSCKTHSSSNNPPSNKISSIMKFAILFVVMFVGCAIAAPQSDVQLLKFENNVDGDNYNFAYEQSDAQKRDESGTFEAGAEPEKGEMKVVGEYSYQIDGKTVTVTYTADANGYRPKVSIS; via the exons ATGAAGATGGGGGTATATAAGAGAAGATCCTGTctatctttttattattcgtgCAAAACACACAGCTCAAGCAACAACCCTCcaagcaataaaatttcaagcatCATGAAATTCGCG ATCTTATTTGTCGTTATGTTCGTTGGCTGTGCCATCGCTGCGCCCCAAAGTGACGTGCAATTattgaaattcgaaaataacgTCGATGGCGATAACTACAACTTTGCCTATGAGCAATCGGATGCCCAGAAACGCGATGAATCTGGAACTTTTGAGGCAGGCGCTGAACCTGAAAAGGGAGAAATGAAGGTTGTTGGCGAATATTCGTACcaaattgatggaaaaactGTCACAGTTACATACactg ccGACGCCAATGGATACCGCCCCAAGGTCTCAATCTCATAA